The DNA segment attcaaatttacGATTATTTTGTCTCACACTTTTtctttgattattattattagtagttTAATCACCATTACGATTCGTTGAATGATAAATAGAATATGGAAGAGCGTGAATGCCACGCTTCATGTGAAGCCTTGATTCAGTCAACGAGGTCAAACTTTGGGCTTTCGTCATCATCAACCAATCATCATTTAAAGTTCTGAATATAACGGTAACCATCTTCTTTTTCATTGCACGCTGTAACAAGCTCTGccattttttatcctttttcttTTGCCCTGTGAGGCCcaaactttctttctttttaaatttaaaataaagattcaaacaaacaaacaaacaaaaaaaaactgaaatacCAGTTACTTTATCCAGAAGATTGAGTCaaacgttttttttttattatcgtAAGATTAATGCAAACTATTTATCTCACTTATTCATAACTATTTTTCTAACTGAAAACCTTACCAGTTATCTACTATGGAGTTCGGCACAATCTTTGACTAAAAAAATGTGCAACATGAGAGCTTATCagaagataatttattttactgaaattgaattttattaattaagattttaagattttaatttgaaatcttATATGAACTCAAATTAAGTTCTAATAAGACTGAGTCGCGCTCATATAAATCAAGTGAATcgaaaaggttaaaaaaaattatttaaattattattaacttatatttttaaataatgtgaAATTATTGGGATGATCCCATAACCAATTGAAAAAATGTctccttttttaatttttacatgcGATTAGCATAAAAATTACCCTAAAAACATTACTTACTATCTCTAAAATAATCTTTACTTAAAAACTTGTTCTAACAAAGAAGAATATCTCTCAATCAGAACATCTAGTTAAACTCCGACATGGTCACTTAATCGTACCCTTAAGTTTCATGGAATCTAAGGAAATGAGGGGTTGTCCATGTGAAAAATATTCCGACGTCAAGACAGTaagaacataaaatataatgagTATAGTGTAAAATATGAGTTGAAATTACTCTTTATGTTGTGTGTATCTTGTAAGTTGTTTTCTTTCCCTTATATAGGATAGTGTTCTCCTCTTTCTCCTTATATCTAGTCTTATTATTGACTTAATTCAGTAATAAATGTTGTCTCCTCCTATTTAAGACTGATTATCCACGATCCCTTGATTTGCGCTGATACGATATTAATGTCCTTAAATATGAATATCGGTCGGCAATTTGTTTACGTACTATACGAGGTTCAGACTCCTAACCTTAGACATAAGCCAATGAGGCTAGAAATCAAGTTTACTCTCACGATCTCCAATCAACCTACATATCTTTTAACATCGGATTCGGCCCATAACGCTACAAAactcaataaaattatttaactcCTTTATcgtcaaatttaaaaaatccaaTACCTTTTCACTTTCTAGTACAATTCTgtgtgaattttaaaaaaaattacaactaacttcacatatttatatattaattcttaattttttttcttgagttAAGGTCATGTTCTGTATAGAGTTAAACATTCTTTAATGCTGAAATAATGAAATCAAAGAAGTAATTTATAAGTTTAAGAATCCCATTAATCTTGTACCTCATTTGACTAATTAATTGTCCCTTCTTTTATTTGAAGTTCACCAAAATAATATTGGGTAGTTGTTGACAGATATTATTTACGTGGTGCTTTGGATTCTGACACATCATTGGATATGCATATGATGTTCTGGAAACACTTCTCAACCCCTACCCATCCCTCATTTATTTACATTCTTTTTTCACTTCTTCTCACCTTTCCCACGGATTTTACAATCATACATCTCTACAaacaaaacctctctttctttctttttctgcaCCTTTTTTATTATATCTATCAACTTTCAGAAAACCAGaaggaatttttttataaaattaaaggaGAGAAACAGAGAATTTACATAAAATAAGAATTTAGATAACATACTCAGGTCCCTTGTACTCTGATGCATGCATATTGTGTACTGCCCAAAACtagttaaaataaaacataattaagtgAGAAAAATATATGAAGTAGATTAGATAAACTCGACAAAATTGTTAGAAGTTTTGGCAAAAACATACACAATTGATTAGAAggtattcaaatttaaaataaaacagtAAGAAGTAAGAAATAAACTTTAAGTctgatttaattttataaaattattttataaaataaattttatacttatttatatattataaaaaattttatCACTAGTTGATGTGAGATTCTCAATTCTTTCAAATCGAAACCTGTCAAATCGAAACCTGTCAATTTGTGTATATCGAAACCTGTCAATTTATGTAtaagattatatatttaaaattgatttggtaataatagtaaaatgataacaaactattgttaaaataaattatatataatttttatatcatattaagaatgaaaatttaaagttaactaattttataacatgataatatttacattaatatatatatatataatataaaatgttgTTACATTTAATGAACTGAAATTTCCGAGGTATTGTATAGAATTATTATCTTgtctaagaaaaaatatattatctcTTGTTTTAGAAAAGTATAGGTTTTCATTTTCCGTTTCCACATTATGTATTTCCATGCAATTAGTATCATTGACTTCAAAGTCTCTTTTGCAACTGCCGGTGTTTCTCGAATTGGACAACTCATTAAAATCACAAAGGTTATGTAATACTAATATTGTTGTTTAGTAGTACCACGATTTAAAGGTTCAACGTTATTAGGTTCGGGTTAAACtcatcataattaaaaatattatatatttttaaaattatgtacgTATGGGAAAAAGAGATACTTCGTGTCtctttatatttgaaaaaatcaACTATAAATgctaaataatatataatggatGATATGCAGTATGATGTGAGAAGAGATAAACAATTTCACTGTCTCTCTGTAGTTTActtagtaaaaattaaaaacaaatgacaatgaaatataaataatgtaCCATGTTTAATGTGTTGTTAGAGGAAATAAGTGATGTAATTACAGGAGAAGAAGGGTGAGAGAAACAAaactaaatgaataaaataaaattttgacaaaaaaataattatatatgctGATAGTTCAAGAGGTAAAATTGTATTGGTCGTATCGTCCATACGACACCTAAAAGTTTAGCACCTGATCAAGACCTATTGACTAAAATCATTACacctaaacaaaatattaatatgattCAAAATTCTAATTGGTCCCAATTATAAAGGACATATGATAATCATAGAAAGAGACACAGATTTCAAAAATAAAGTACGTCATCATTTAACGTTATTCTTCATACTAATAACATCGAGTGTCAAATACCGAAATCTTACTTGAACGTCGAATTTCTCTTAAttttaaagagagaaaaaataaaacataaaaattgtGTACACTAAAGAAacttagtaatattaataatgtggtataaatttgaaagaaaattaaagttaggtaaaattttaaattaacataaaatatcACATTATCACATGTCTTGTACGattaaaaaaacacaacaaatattaaataacagCAATGcaaatgatataatattttatttttaaaattattttgaattaaaatttagaaaataaattagcaagcaaaatcattaaaaaaagtaaagctAATTTTTTGGAATTTGTTCTTACGTATTTTaaatgtgttttaaattttttttgtttcataatTTAATGTTCCTAATGAAACATAGACACTCATCAAATGTGGTTGATACACGTCACGTAATCTCTTCACCCAACTCTCAAACCTTCCCATCCTAATTCATTTCACcttatttaatcattttaaaaaatatatatactttgtttaattatgattttgtattttaattattttttatttatgaagtCAGGTTCATTGGAGGgtaatttaacaaaataataataataattgaagtttataaattaaatgatatCAAATACTCGTTTGATTggtaattattacttttttatgagtttggaaaaaatattttacatattatCAATTAATTCGTGATAGGACCAAAACTCTCCCCATATTAGACATCACGTTATTTTCaagaataattattaaaaaaactacttCTCATCctactcatttatttatttatagttcaATAGTTGCAATGAGTAAATAACTTTAACCattgcatttaaaaaaataagatggatcatattttttttaaaataaaaattttcatgttaATCATTATTATGCAACTTCACATCTCAGTTATGCTAACACCTCAAGTATCATTTGCCAAtaactattattaaaaaaaacattattaaaaaaaatacaaaaatatgggagacTATATCAAAACTCTTATGTTAACAAAAGTTATACATAAATAAACTATATCTATTCATagagtttttttgttttttttttaaaataaaaattttcatattaAGCATCAATATACAATTTAACATCTCAGTTATGCTGACAccttaaataataacaatcatttatcatatataaaaaaaaatattattaaaaaaaacaaaaatatggaaAAACAACACCAAACCTTATATGtgaacaaaaacgatacataaatAAACTATATCAATTcttaaagaattataagaatAAACTATATGgtaacctattataccaatgaaaatatTCTAtctgaataaatcctaaattaatcaatttatttatacttcaagttcctcacatataaaaacaataataaaaaaatcacccTCATTTTTATTTGAACTTGTAAAAATATATCCTTctataattagattttttttccatacaaattgtaataataaaaaaaaagaactcATTCTTAGGTTTTTGATTAGTGATGGAATATTGTGGCGCGTGGGTGTTTGGTGTTTTAGGGAATGGAAAATCATTAATGGGGAGTGGACTAAAGAGGAGAATACAAAATTCCACGTTTGGCGAATGGTATGAGGTTTATTGAGTGAAGAAAGCTGGAAGGTTAATTCATTTACCTAATTTGTTCCTCCAAACAACTCCTAATaaatgttgttgttgtttttcgtaatttgaaaataaaaaagaaatggtTTGAAATTGGgtgttgaactttcttcttcaaataaatattttcaactaTGAAATGAATTGCTTGGTTGAATGGAAATCTAAGAAGCCGGATATGTGGTTCCAACCAAGCATTACATTTAAGCCTTCTTAATGCCAAAATCATCATTCCACGTTTCAGACGCTGCAAaatacttttcattttctttctctctcacaCGCATTTTATAGCCAAAACTGAAAATAGTAATATAAGTATACAGTGAgagtttatcatttttttttattgttaaatgattaagaattaaattaaatatgacTTTTTTTCTTGTGTTTGGTATAGATGAAGAAATGAAAAGGAAAGATAAAACTCAGATGGGTtagaattaataaaaatgagTTTTCTAAATGGCGTATTAgggtattttttattattaaaaataagtttttcgtGTTCAACACACCGTTATTTATTAGCAGTAGACATTATTAAGAAAGGAAATAAAAGGATTGTGGATCCCACATAGAAATATGTCACTGctgaaaagatggaaaatgaaGATGTTGGAAAAGGTAACCAGAGACTATAAACtagaatatgattttttttttctgtttcttttaaattgcatatttttaaagagttttaaaataatacatttataaaGTTATCTTACACTGTCCTTTAATcataaatttagtttatattatttttaaattgtgaaGGTAATAAACTAATTGTAAAATTGGTTTGAGATTATATAACAGTGTAAGATTTACATATAACGTCTTTTTAAATTCACtttatttctctcttttttcttatgTGTTTTACTCTCATCAAATGCACCTTCATGGAAATTTTGTTAAGAATGAGCAAACTGTACAcatgacaatttttttatttacgtCCCTTAAATTTTAGGTCAAACTTAAACTATTTCAAAATTTCTTCGACTTTTAATTGCTAAAAAAATTTGAGGTTagtgaaataaattaatatttcatactATCATAAAAATTCTGTAATTGTTATATCTCTGTTTAATTGTGAAACATTTAAAGGAAATACCTAAACCTCattcgataaaaaaaattgtattcacTAATCCAATGGGGGATAGCACTAAGCCATTTTTTGCTTGaacagaaatgaaaaaaaagaaaaaaaaaattactaaatgcAGTCATCCATATTTCTATTTACGAAATACATTAATCTGTCAACAAAtgcaatttataaatttaagatGAAAAAATGTAAATTCGGAACAtttgttttaagaaaatcatttttctttgaTACCATATAATTTATGtcaaacaataaaataatattacttaaTTTTCCATTTTAAGAAACTATATAAAAtactatcaattttaaaaacattgtttaaaacaaatattccaGAGAAAAACATAGTCACACTTCCATGCCCTGTCCTACGATATAACATTCATATGGCTCTCATTGCAGCtatttttttcaatcaatcatcagcatcatcatcattattattattactagtaAAGTTAAATACGTGACACATCTCAACAAAAATTtgacataattaaaataacagCTAACACGATAAAATAGGAACAATtaccaaaatgaaaaaaaaaagtactgcAACGGATACGATGATAAaagtaaaattgtaaaaaattataacatgcACTTTTCATATTAAGTATAGATACATACATAAAAATAGCAGATTACGTAAGCATGTACATGTAATGTGAAGCAGAAGATGCCACGCCATTGAAATGTGACGACATAAGAAAACGAACAAAGCCCAACGAACGTGACTCAGGCTCCTCCTCTCTTCGAATTTATGACagttatttattaaaatcaaCAAAGAGCTGAAGTCATTTTGGATATTTATCACTATTAATATACCAGAAAATAAGATGGCATAATACCACTCGAAACTCGTGAGAGCCATATCAAAAGAAATAAACATTACATTTTACACAAattcatatttatgtaaaaaaaaattatatacctTCAACTAAGAACAATTGATACGGTACAAGCTGAGAAAAGTCTAAACAACAGCAACTGAACATCcactaaaacaaattatatCCATCAAACACATCTTACTAACACAAATAAGCCCCAGGTAAAGCAACAGAGCTGGATTCAGATCAGGAACTACACATTTTGACTTTCTTGGTGTCATCTCTGGAAGCTGAATAGACCacaaatcttttaaattttggtCCTCTGATAAAAATTACTCCCTATATTTTACAAACACGCAAATTTCAATCATTAAAATATGGTTTCCTATTCTTTTCAAATAACTAGTTCGCCTGAATAAACGAGTGGATattcaacaaaaaatatatatgatccCAAGTAAAAAACTACTAAGAAACAAAATCTTACTAAGTATACTTAAGCAACAATTTGCGTTGCAGTTTTCTGCTCATTAGTAGGGGCACAAAAGTGTAAGACAAGAATAGTTCACTTAAATTTATTGAATCTCGGACTGAACTGAAGTaataaataacttaaaataatttaaaatttaatccaCAATGCACACTTAAAGCAATTTTACACTAAATGAACTATAAAATGCCACCTTTTAAAATGGGTTAAAAACTTTTACAGAAAGATCTTAATTATTACAATGGCCTGGGCGTTCCTTGTTTACTGGAAAATTTTACGATTTGAGTGGACCCAATTCATAAGGAAAATACTTACGCTGACTGTTGGGTGCCAGTCTGTTGTATCAACTGAGAGTATATATATTCATCAACTCTCTGTTTTGCCAAAGCTACCTGTTCACAAAATTCAAGCTTCAACATGCAACAGTTTAAATTCCACGCTAGTAGGACTTGCatgttatatataaaatatccgATTGATCTAAGCTTATATCAATTTTGGTTTCAGGGAAGATCCCAGACCAGGGAAAAGGAGGCCATGGACAAAGACGCACATGATTTGAGAAGTTCccatattttgaattgttttgttTGACGTGTGGCACAGACAGACCTTTCCAAGTGTTCGAGTTTCAACAAGGATTATTCATCAAGGACAAGGATGAAGCCTAGCATCATGTTGTTTTCTCTTAAGAAGCTACGACTGCATAACACAAGATTATATCTACCCCCACCCACCCAACTGACCAAGAGGAGGGTGCCACTGGATATCTCTCCCACTTTCACAAAAGAAATGAACATTCCGCATTTCATGGATGTAAGAAACTGGAAATATAGAGTTGCTAACTGTAtgattaattttattcaatGAATAATGAATGATTGTTCATAGGCACTACTAAAATAGACATCACTTGATGGGATCTGAACTAAAACCATGCTGGGCTAGACAAGTACaggtaaatttataaatttttttaatagtagaCTGTTGAATGTCAAATCATTTCCCACAGTTCAGGCAAAAAAACTCCAAACCGGTAGCAAAGTGATAAAATCCACCAGTCAAacagataaataaaatagaaaacagcgacaataataacaaaaatatgtcTAAAACATCAAACGTATACTATTTTTCTTCTAGAAACATTAAAAGGCCAAAAACCAATAAAGATCACCTGTTGAGCACTACCACCAAATTGAATTTGTCTATGCTTTTGTTCACCCTTACCGCCATAAACCTGCAACATTTTCCAATGAACGATACAAGTCAGATGCAAATTAGTTCAGggaatttatgtaaaaaaataattttacaaacCACCATTTAATATACATTAAAATAACCCAAACTTTAGATATTTCAAGAATATAATTATCTtaacaaaatttgatttctcaataTGTTGGAACAGATCAAATCAAATCATATACAAACTATATGCTGTTTAATAAAAAGTTTAATGTAGTTTGAAATTCAAGGGTTTCCATACTAATTCAAGAAATGTAGAATGTTCAATTCTCTTGGTATTTTGGTAACTGAcgtatattttttatgtatggTCCCTATAATCACAGAAGCCCGGCATTTATTTTGGTATCTGTGTCAATATCCAACAATTGTAAGTCTTACGTGGTTCTACATACAAATGTGAGATACAGGGGTTTTGTTTTTATGCAGAAAATAGTATACTAATAACTAAACATGAATCATAAAGTAAATCCTTTTGTAGGACATCGACTATCTATGCTTCAAGCTGGGAGGAAGTATAAGATTGACCTTGATCATGGCTCCCGACTCATTTCTGATCCTTGATATGTTTGAGCCACACCGGCCAATCAATCCACCAACCATCGTTTCCGAAATCAGCATCTCGAATGTAACATAATCAACTGCAAGATTGGTTGTCCTAGAGATGAAGTGATTGTAAGACAATATTCAAAACAGATATAACTATTAAATGGCAGTCAAATGTTGTTCTAATATAGAAAACATTAAATAACCTGAAGTTGGGTCAAGATATGGTTGGGATGGTCGAATTGAAGCATAATTGTATGTTGGGCTAATTGAAATCACTTGTCTTGGTGGATTTTCCCTGTACAAAATTTGAGTTGATATATAGGTTAGGCAAAATGACAAACTAACCAggttcaaaattaatatatgacACAAGTTCACCAGCACACCTTAGTTGACAACCTATCTCGTCCAAAGCCTTCATTACAGAAGGAACATCTCCTGATAACTAATTTCAACAAGAATGAAGATTACAATCCAGGTTTCCAAAGTAAATTTGAAGCAGCATCAGAAGAATATGTTGACAAGAATGGCAGAGcaaagaaaacagaaaagcaTAATTCAACCCTCAAAACATCTGCATGCTACTTGTTGCGCATGAATAGAACTTAGGACTACGGCTTGAACATAAACACACTAAAACTTGATACACAGAAGAGCAGGTCATTCAACATCATGCAAGCATTATCTTGGgaaaattacaaacaattagTAAACATTGCTATTATGTTGGTCCATCTGTAATCATCACAGTACATGAAATTTGAAAGAACAAACTAAAATTCCTTGccatcttggttaaaatatccaagtcaatatatatatatatacatggtGAAAGCAAGGTGACACTGAGTCACTGATAAAAAGTGTTTCCGAAAACCAAAATTCTTTATTGCAAAAATTGATGAGCATTATTTTAGACATCACCTGCACTACTCTGTCAGATTCATGGGCAGAAGCACATAAAGGTAACTGATTTGGTGCAAGAACAGTAATAGAGGCGCCAGAAGAGTCCCTCAATTTCTCAATGTTTTGACCAGACATCCCAATTAATCCACCTGCCTGGGACCCAGCAATCAAAAGCCTAATTGTATTGGCAGCCACATGTCCTGCAGCAACTTTTGACAAATCAAGACTGCTATCATCTTCCTGTTATATGGAAGCATTATCAGTGCCTCTCAATAGCAGTGACAAACAGAAACAAGACCCAACAGGGCCACATGAATATTAACAGAGGTACATGATATCTCAAAAGTGGAATAGAAAAAACTAAAGTGGCCACATACGTAGAAGTACAAGAAGATAAGCAAGGAAAGACCCCTAACTGAGTTTATAATTATCTAGCGTAAAAATGTATATGATGCATAGATACAGGGACATGTactgttttaaaaataatactatACAGGGGGTACAGCAATTTATCAAATGATATAGCATATAtgcatattttatataatatgacAAGGCATATCATGTTACATGCATTcgttacaaaaataaataagtgttTGGTTTGGCGTGTTAAAGTATATTACATATAAAGCTATTAATGTTCTTTTGTATATAATGTTGAATGCCTTCCAAGGATTCTTCAGAACAATGTACATATTTCAACTTATTTCTACCTGTTCAAACATCTGCCAAAATGTTCCAATTTTGTTTCTCAAAATTGAAGGAATAGAGGCACGAGTAAATTATAAGGCAAGCCTTTGTGATTCAAGTTTCAAAgctagagaaaaaataaatcatatttcaaaatcaaaacaaaacatcAACCACCCtggtttttataataaattatgaaacaCAATAAGAACATAAGCAAGAAAAATCACAACAAAATTCAAAAGGTCTTCTCAAATTAAGAATATTACACAGAAAGCATGTGAACCAAAAATTAATCAGGACCATCTTACCTTTAAAATTAAATGGGCTATTTGCTCAAGAGCTTTCTCTGCATCAGTAAGCTTTTCATCGTTATCCTTAGAGCTAATAATGATAACCCGCTCTTCATGTCTCTGCCCGAAAGGAAAACATTAGATTGGATTCGGTAAACACCAAAAACACCAATTAGCCTGAATAATAactgaacatatttattttaaatataaatttaagcaCTTCAATCAATATATATTAACCCGTCACTAATAATCAGCAAAACTGAATGAAGTTTATAGCATTTAATACACACCTGAAAATACAATATCCAGATTAGGAAAAGGATAAGGATTTTTTTTGGATCCTAGTAGGCAAGACTTGTGTGGGAAAAATAATTTGCATATCATCCATGCCTTTATAATGGCAGTTTCAGTAGAAAATACTAAACAATAATAGGAAAAGCACTTTCTTTTCTATGTTATCAAACTCCAGCATTTATCAGAATCGAGACAAAAACAGTTTTGACAAGAGTGGACATACATCAAATTTTACAATGCAAGGCAACATTACACTTCCAACTTTCTGAAAAGAGTTGTAGCTGAGATATCAACTGCCTTAGATTACAATCTAACCAAAAGGGTAGGATTTTGTCTCCCCGCACTAAGCA comes from the Phaseolus vulgaris cultivar G19833 chromosome 8, P. vulgaris v2.0, whole genome shotgun sequence genome and includes:
- the LOC137824314 gene encoding flowering locus K homology domain-like isoform X1 codes for the protein MSQQGQIPINPMVPQQNPMATMQVPMPMHMQMQMQMPMPLPMQMQMPLPMPLQVPFSVHDPAAASSGKRRREDEAPGTAAATEQSAAKRAKGQDVIFRIVVPSRQIGKVIGKEGCRIQRIREDTKATIKIADAIARHEERVIIISSKDNDEKLTDAEKALEQIAHLILKEDDSSLDLSKVAAGHVAANTIRLLIAGSQAGGLIGMSGQNIEKLRDSSGASITVLAPNQLPLCASAHESDRVVQLSGDVPSVMKALDEIGCQLRENPPRQVISISPTYNYASIRPSQPYLDPTSVDYVTFEMLISETMVGGLIGRCGSNISRIRNESGAMIKVYGGKGEQKHRQIQFGGSAQQVALAKQRVDEYIYSQLIQQTGTQQSAFQR
- the LOC137824314 gene encoding flowering locus K homology domain-like isoform X2, with the translated sequence MSQQGQIPINPMVPQQNPMATMQVPMPMHMQMQMQMPMPLPMQMQMPLPMPLQVPFSVHDPAAASSGKRRREDEAPGTAAATEQSAAKRAKGQDVIFRIVVPSRQIGKVIGKEGCRIQRIREDTKATIKIADAIARHEERVIIISSKDNDEKLTDAEKALEQIAHLILKEDDSSLDLSKVAAGHVAANTIRLLIAGSQAGGLIGMSGQNIEKLRDSSGASITVLAPNQLPLCASAHESDRVVQLSGDVPSVMKALDEIGCQLRENPPRQVISISPTYNYASIRPSQPYLDPTSVDYVTFEMLISETMVGGLIGRCGSNISRIRNESGAMIKVYGGKGEQKHRQIQFGGSAQQVALAKQRVDEYIYSQLIQQTGTQQSAE